CATGCCCAGCCGCAGTGCGACGTCGACATCCGCCTTGCTCGCGGTGCCCTCCTCCACCAGGAAGGACGCCTCGTTGGCCATGCAGTTCGCGAGGCGATCCGCGACGAGACCGGGGAGCGCCGGCACCCGCACGCTTGTCGCGCCGAGCGCGGCGAGCACGAGTTCGACGCCCCGTCCGGGCACGACTCCGGCGACCGCATCATCGACGACCTCGACGAACGAGCCGTGGATGCGAGCCCACTCCGCGCCCGCGGGAAGCACCTCGAGCCATCCGGCATCCGAGCTGTCGACGACCACCGGACCGGATGACGCGAGCTGCGCGACCGCCTCGATGTCGGCCTCGGTGGGAGGGAGATGGCAGGAGTACACCGTGACGTCGGCCGCGCCTGCGGACTGCTCCGCGGCGCTGGGGCCGGCCCACGCGATCGAGGCCTGTCCCGACGGCGCCGGGCGGGTGACCCGCTCGATGGCGGCGCGGGGCTTCTCGACTGCGTAATCGTAGAACCCGCGACCGGCCGCACGGCCGGTCATGCCGTTGCGCACCAGTGCTCGCACGCCCGGGATCGGACGGTACTTCGGATCGCCGAACTCGCGCAGGGCGGTCTCGGATGATCCGAGGTGGGTGTGCAGCCCGGTGAAGTCGAGCAGCGTGATCGGGCCCATCGGATGGCCGAGGGCGCCGGATGCCGCGGCATCCACGACAGCCGGTTCGACACCCTCCGCGACCAGGAGCTGTGCCTCGTAGTACAGCGGCCGGCAGACACGGTTGACGATGAAGTTCGGGGAGTCCGCGCACGTCACCGCGGTCTTGCCCACTGCCACGACCAGCTCGACGAGCCTCGAGACCACGGCCGGGTCGGTACCCGCTCCGCGAATGACCTCGACGAGCTTCATCTTGGTGGGCGGATTGAAGAAGTGCATCCCCGCGACGCGAGTCGGGTCGCCGAACTCCTTGCCCATCTCGCCGACGCTGAGCGAGGAGGTGTTGCTGGCCACGATGAGCCCGGCAGGAGCCGCCGCAGCGACTTCCTTGAGCAGCGCCGCCTTGGCATCCATCCGCTCCACGATCGCCTCGATGAACAGATCCGCGTGCGCGACAGCCTCGGCCAGCGGGGCACCCGAGACCGCGACGACAGCGCCGTCGGCGGCCGACTCCGCAGCGATGGCGTCGACGCCGCCCTGGGTCAGTTCGGGGGTCATGTCCGAAACGATGACGTTCGCGCCGGCCTGAGCGAACACGCGTGCGATGCCCCGCCCCATCGGGCCCATACCGGCGACGGCGACCGTGAGGCCTTCCAGCGTCATCAGCTCACCACTTCGATGACGGTGGCGATCCCCTGACCGCCGCCGACGCACAGGCTCGCAACACCATAGCGGGCGCCGCGCGCACGCAGCTCGTGCACGAGCGTCCCGATGATGCGGTTGCCGCTCTGACCGGTCGGATGCCCGAGCGCGATGCCGCCGCCGTTGACGTTCACCTTCTCAGGGTCCAGCCGCAGTTCGCGCACGTTCTGCACGATCTGGGCGGCGAACGCCTCGTTGATCTCGAAGAGGTCGATGTCGGCGATGTCGAGCCCGGCCTTCGCGAGCGCCAGTGGGATGGCGCGCGTCGGGCCGATGCCCATCATGGTCGGGTCGACGCCGACTGCCGCCATGCCCAGAATCCGGGCCAGTGGCGCCGCGCCCGTGCGCTCGATGTAGGAGTCGCCCGCGACGACGATCGCCGCGCCGCCGTCGGACATCTGCGAGGAGTTCCCGGCGGTGACCGTTCCCCCCTCGACGAACGCCGGAGCAAGCTTCGCGAGCCTTTCGATGGAGGTGTCGGGGCGGTGGGTCTCGTCCTTGGCGAGGCTGCCATGATCCGTCTCGATCGGGACGATCTGGCTGTCGAAGCGCCCGGCATCCCAAGCCGCGCCGAGACGCTGGTGGCTGCGCAGCGACCATTCGTCCTGCGCCTGACGATCCACACCGAAGGTCTTCGAGATCTTCTCGGCCGTCTCGCCCATGCTCATCCCGCTGATGGGGTCGCTGCCGCCGTCGCGCCAGCCGTCGATCAGGGTGATGTCACCACGGCGCACGCCCTCCCAGCGCAGCGTGTACGGCGCCAGGTAGGGCATCGTCGACATGCTCTCGCCCGCGATGGCCAGGTTCACCTCGGACTCGCCCAATCGGATCGACTGGGCGGCGAGGCCGACAGCCTTCATCCCGGAGGCGCAGGCCATGTTGATCGTCTGCGCCGGAGTCTGCTCGGGCACGCCGGCCTTGAACGCGGCCTGACGCCCGGGGTTGGTGGCATTTCCCGCCTGACGGCAGTTCGACATCACGACCTCGCCGAGTTCCGCAGCATCCACTCCCGCTCGCTCGAGAGCTGCGGCACCGGCGATGCCCCCCAGTTCGACGACGCGCACGTCGCGCAGCGAACCGCCGTACTTCCCGTGCGGCGTGCGCACAGCGCTGAGAATGTAGACGTTCTCACTCATGATGTTCTCTCCTTCGAGTACGGGACGCGCAGTCGCTCAGGCGGTGACGACGCGTTTGGATTTATGGGTGCTGCGCTCGATCGAGCCGTACGGGACGGCTTCGACGACGCAGCGCACCGTGAGTTCGGCGCGGATCGCATTCTCGAGACGATGTGCTGCGTCTGCGTCATCCGCCGGCAGCTCGGCGCGCAGCTTGATGCCAGTGGCGAAACCCGTGTTCGGGTCCTTCATCGAGTCATCCAGCACGATCTGGTGCTCGCCCGAGGCGCCGGGGAACTTGCGCACGACGGCTTCGACCGCACTCGGGAACAGGTTCACCCCGCGGATGACCAGCATGTCGTCGGCACGTCCGCGCACCCCACCTGGCAGACGTGAGAGGGTGCGTCCGCAGGCGCACGGCTGCGAATCCCGAACGACGACATCGCCGGTCCACCAGCGCACGAACGGGGTGGCCTGCTTGTCCAGGTGCGTCAGCACGAGCACGCCGGGCGTGCCGTCGGGCACGGGTTCACCGGTCTCGCCGTCGACGACCTCGGCCAGTGCGAAGTCCTCGGCGATGTGACCGCCGGACTGCTCCTCGCACTCCCAGGCGATGGGCTGGAACTCCAGCGAGCCGTAGCCGTCGAACACCTTCGCGTTCCAGGCGCGCTCGATGAAGGCGCGGGTCTCGGGAACCGCGCCGCCCGGCTCGCCGCCGACCTGGATCCGCCCGACGCGATTGCCCGACAGCGGGCGACCCAGCCGTTCGGCGGTCTCGGCCAGGTGCAGCATGAACGACGGCGTGCCGCTGACGGCGGTCGTGCCGTAGGTCTCCATGACGTCGATCTGCCGCTCGGTCTCACTCGAGCCTCCCGGAATCACGGTGGCCCCGATGCGCGCATACGCGTTGGCGACGCCGAGTCCGCCGACGAACCACGCGAAGCCGAACAGCACCTGGTAGATGTCATCGGCCCGGATGCCCTGGCTGTAGGCGGATCGTGCGTACAGATCGCTCCAGCGGTCCAGATCGGCGTTCGTCCAGCACACCGGCGTCGGGGCCGAGGTGGTGCCCGAGGAGAAGTGCACCCTGGCCACGTCACGAAGAGGCGCGGCCAGCATGGAACCCCACGGCGCGTCCTCGCGCAGGCTCTGCACGTAGTCGGTCTTGCTCACCGTCGGAAGAGAGCGGATGTCGTCGAGGCTGCGGACGCTGCGGGGGTCGAACCCGGCATCCGCCCACTGACGGCGGTAGAACACGCTGTTCTCCCCGACGTGGACGAGCTGCGTGCGCAGCTTCTCGAGCTGGAGCTCTCGCAGGCGCTCGCGGTCGAACGTCTCGACCTCATGCCAGTAGCGTTCCGAATGCGGGTGACCAAGCGTCATTGCCTCTTCCCTTCTTTCCTCTACGCGGAGACCGCGCGAAGAGCTGTATCTCTGTAGAAAGCCGCGATGCGCGACATCTCCTCATCACTGCTGGCGCCCGGCCGGAACCACATGGGGATCCAGTTGAGTGAACCGAGCAGCGATTTCGCGGCGAGCGACGCGTCCGTGACGGCGAACTCACCCGACTCGATGCCCGCCTGAAGCACGGTGACGAATCGCGACTCGTAGCGACGCCGCAGCGCGATGATGGCATCCGTCGTCTCCCGGTGCGAGAGCAGTTCAGGCGCGTTGCGGTACTGCACGAGCTGCACGGCAACGCGCTGCGAGTTGGACGCCTGCATCATCGCCAGCGCGTGACTGTGCACCATGCGACTCAGCTGCTCGGACGGAGGCACGCTGTCGTCATCCGCCACCGGGTCGATCATCGCGAGCAGGTCCTGCATCCCGTGGAAGGCGACATCGAGGAACACCTCGGCCTTGCCCCGGTAGTAGTGATACACGCGCCCCTTCGTCGATCCGAGGGCGTCGGCGATGCCGTCCATGCTCGTCGCATTGAACCCGTGCCGGACGAACTGATCGGCGGCCGCCTTCAGCACCGCCTCCCGGCCCTCCTCTGCCGGGCCCGGTCGCCACAAGCGCGTCTGCTGTTCCTGCACCATCTCTGTGCTCCCCTTCAGGCTCATTGCACGAATGCGAGGGGTCGGATCGGTGACCCTGTTCCCCCGCGGATCGGCAGCGGCGCCGCGATGAAGTAGAACTCGAACGCCTCCGCATTCGCCAAGGGTGCCAGGTTCATGGCCTCCATGATCGGAACGCCGCTCTCGACCAGCAGGTGAACATGCACCGGCAGCGTGGGCGCGGGCATGCGCTCGAACGCGACAGTGTCCGCTCCGGCCGCACGCACGCCACGCGCGGTGAGCCACTGCGCTCCGCTGAGGGTGAGCCCCGGAGCACCGGTCTGCGTGCCGAGGAAGGCCGCGTTGTCACTCCAGAGCTGATCCCATCCATAGCGGAAGAGCACGATCGAGCCGGGCTCGGGCGCCTGACGATCCGCGAACCAGTCCTCCAGGTGCGCATCCGTCACCCCGTCCTCCGGCACCGTGTCCCGGCCCCACAGCAGCGTGAGGTCCACCAGATGCCCGGGCCCGAGGACCGGAGCCATCTCGTGGATGGACTGCACGGCGACGCCGTCCGCGTAGGACTGTCCGACGGTGATGTCGTGCCCGCCGTACACTTTGCCCAGCTTCGACACATGCGCGAAGCCGTCCATGTGCGTGCCGACGTGCCCGCTTGTCGTGATCATCTCAGCAGCGGCCGAGACGCCCTCGGGATACATGACCTCGCCGTGCTGCTTCGTCAGCGAGAACGAGTACGGCGGGTGGTTGGGGTGATGGGGGATGCCGGTGTGCAGCTGGTGCGACAGGTCGTACACCTTCTGCTCGCCGGACGCCGGCCATTGCACGGCCAGGTCCCAGCGATTGGCGAACTCGGCACTCATTGCTCTGAGGCCTCCTTCTTGATGAAGCGTCCGAGCACCAGCCGCTGGATCTCCGATGTGCCCTCATAGATCTGCAGGATCCGCTGATCCCGGTAGAGGCGTTCTGCGCGCGTGGGCTTGCAGAAGCCGTCGCCGCCGAACACCTGGACGGCGATGTCGACGGCGGCATGCGAGGCCTCGCTGGCGTACAGCTTCGCCATCGCTCCGAGCACGGCGACGTCTTCGCCGCGGTCGTATGCGGTTGCCGCCTCGGTCGTGATCATGCGCGCAGCGGTGAGCTGAGTGGCCGAGTCCGCGATGGGGAAGGAGATGCCCTGGTTGTCGATGATCGGCGTACCGAACGTGTGCCGGCGCACAGCCTCACGGCTGGCCTCGTCGTATCCGGCGAGGCCGACGCCGACGGACTGCGCGGCGACCGAGATGCGGCCGGCGTTGAGAGTCTGCATCGCGAGTCGCATACCTCGGTTCAACTCGCCGACCATGTCCTCGTCGCCGACCAGGGTGTCGAGCTTGAGGTTGCTGGTCTGGGTGCCGCGGATGCCCATCTTGTCCTCGAGGTGATCGATGACGACGCCCTCAGCCTCCTTGTCGACCATGAAGGCGGTGATGCCCCTCGCCCCGGCAGCCGGGTCGGTCAGAGCGAACGCCACGTAGTAGCGGGATGCCCCACCGTTGCCGATGAAGATCTTCTCGCCCTTCAGCCGCCACTTGTCGCCCTCGCGGGTGGCGGTCGTCTTGATCTCAGCCGCATCGCTGCCTGCACCCAGCTCGGTCAGTGCGAAGCTCGTCGCCTCGCCCTGTGCCATCGCCCGCAGGTACTTGTCCTTCTGGGTGTCCGTGCCGACGAGCACCAGGGGCGTTCCGCCCAGTGCATAGGCGGTGAGGATGGCGCCGGTCGACGCGCAGCCGCGTGAGATGCGCTCGATCACGGCGCAGGTGGTCGCGAACGATGCACCCTGCCCGCCGTACTCCTTCGGGACGAAGATCCCGGCGAGGCCGGAGTCGACCAGCAGCTTCACGCTCTCCCACGGATAGCGCTGGTCCCGGTCGAGTTCTTCGGCGAGCGGCTCGAAGTGCTCGACCGACAGCTCCTCTGCGACGGCCAGCCACTTCGCTGTCTCCTCGTCGGCTTTGGGCTCCCAGATCACGGTCATTTGATGTCTCTCTTTCTTGACGGAAGTCATGGTCGTTCCTGGCTGAGCACGGTCCGCGCCGGCGGGCCGTCACTTGCCGGCTCCGTCGCCTTTGGTCGGTTCATCGCAGCCGCGATCGCACGGAACCACCCGGCCAGGCCGTCCTTGGAGGTCAGAAGCACCAGTGCCAGCACTCCGCCGAGGACGATCTTGTCGATGTCGCCTCCGAAGGAGAAGTGCTGCTGCTGCACGACCAGGATGGCCGTCGCGAAGAGCGGTCCGAACAGGATCCGCTTGCCCGGAAGGATCACTGCGGTCAGCATGAGCAGCAGGAAGAACTGGTCGAGCAGGTCCGGGCCGACGTATGCCCGCTGATAGGCGTAGAGCCAGCCGGCCAGGGCACTCGCGGGAGCCGACAGCATGAAGACCAGTACCCGCGTCTTGCGTCCGTCGAAGCCCATCGTCGCGGTGAGCTCCGGGTTCAGGTGAGTCATGCGCGATGCGAGGCCGAGCCGCGAGCGACGGAATCGGGCGACGGCGTAGAGCACCACGGCCAGCGCGACGAGCGCGACCGGATAGAAGGCCGCCGCGCTGCGCAGCTCCATGCCGCCGATGCTCAGGAACGGCATGCCGACCAGGCCGTCCGATCCGCCGAACAGCGGAACGTTGGTGACGATCGCCGACGCGATGATGGCGGAGGCGTAAGTGACCAGGGAGAACACGAACTCCCTGGTGCGGATCGTCACCATGCCGAGCAGCAGGGCGATCGCCATCGAGATCAGCACGGCGACGATCAGCGACAGGAACGGGTCCCACTCCGCCTTGATGACCAGAAGCGCGGTCGTGTAGGCGCCTGCGGCCCAGAACACGGTCTGTCCGAGGCTCACCTCGCCCAGGTCGGAGAGGATGATGTCCATCCCGTATGAGGCGATCGCGAAGATCGCGATCAGCGTGAAGGTCGTGTAGATGCGGTTGCCGCCGCCGAAGGCGATGGGCAGCACGAACATGGCTGCGAACACCACGACGGCACCGATGACATGACCGAGCGGGGACGTCAGGAACTTCTTCATGCCCTCACCTTCAATCCCTGGGGGCGAACGACGAGGATGACGAGCATCACTGCGAACGCCGCGGCCATGGCGTACGCCGGAGAGACGTACGCGCCGAACAATGCGATGAACAGGCCGAGCCCGATACCTGCCACGAGACCGCCGATGATGCTTCCGATACCCCCGAGCACGACCACGAGGAACGTGATGATGACCTCTTCGAAGCCCATCGAGGTGAGGATCGGATGCCGTGGCCCGATCAGTGCGCCAGCCAGCGCCGCCGAGGCGACGGAGAACACGAAGACGCCGGCGTACACCTTTGCGGGATCGATGCCGTAGAGGCGGGCGAGGAACGGATCCTCGGCGACTCCGCGCACCATGCGCCCGACGCGGGTCTTCTCCAGCACGAACCAGGTGATCGCATAGAGGGCGACCGCGGCGATCACGATGAGCACCTCCTGCATCGTGACGTAGGTGTTCAGCACGTACAGCCGCTGCTTCATCGATTCGCTGGCGATCTGCTGCGGGTTGCCTCCGAAGAGGATCGACGAGCCGCCGGTGATGAGATAGCCGAATGCCAGCGTCACGAGCATGAGGTTGACGAGGTTCTGGCCGATGACCAGCTTGCGCATCATCACGTACAGGACGAACCCGACCAGGCCGACGACGACGAGCGCGATGGGCACCGCGATGAAGTACGGAAGCCCGAGGGACGACATGCACCACCAGGTGACGAATGCGCCGATCATGTACATCTGGCCGTGCGAGAAGTTCACCAGGCGGGCTGCGCTGAGCAGCACGGTCCAGCCGACTGCGAGCAGCGCATAGCCTGCGCCGAGCGCAACGCCGTTCACCAGTTGAGTGAGGAACTGGATCATGATTCCTTCAGCCCTCCCAGGTAGGCGCTGACGGTGCGTTCGTCTTCACGCATCTCGTCGGCGGTTCCGGAGGCGAGGATCCGCCCCTGTTCGATGAGTGACAGCCGGTCGGCGACCTCGAGCGCAGCACGCACGTTCTGCTCGACGAGAAGGACCGCGAGTCCGCCCTCGGCGAGTTGCTTGACGTGCGCGAGCACCTCCATGACGAGCTTCGGAGCGAGCCCCACGGAAGGCTCGTCGAGGATGAGCAAGGTGGGGGCGGCGCGCAGCGCGCGGCCGATGGAAAGCATCTGACGCTCACCACCCGACAGCGTGCCCGCCTGCTGAGATGCGCGCTCCTCCAGCCGGGGGAACAGCGCGTAGATGTCATCGACGGAGTAGGTCCGGCCGGCCGTGTTCTGGGCCCGCACCATCGAGAGGTTTTCGTACACCGTCATGTCGCGGAACGCGCCGCGCATCTCCGGGACGAGCGCGATGCCCTGACGTGCGCGCAGGTCGGCGCGCATCCGGGACACGTCCTCGCCCATGAATCGCACGGTGCCGCCGACCTTCGGGGTCGCCCGCGACCATCCTGCGATCGCATTCACCAATGTGGACTTGCCTGCACCGTTCGCGCCTGCGATGGCCAGCAGCTCGCCGGGGGCGACGGTCAGACTGATGTCCGCGACCGCGACGGAGTGCCCATACCTGACGGAGATGTGCTCCGCTTCAAGAACATTCGTCATGCTGTCTTTCCTAGATAGGCCTCGAGTACGGCCGGGTCCCGCTGAACCGCAGAAGGGACGCCGTATGCGATGGTGTTGCCGCGGTCGATCACCAATACCCGGTCGCAGACCTCTGTGACGAGATCCATGTGGTGCTCGATGAGGACGACGGCGATGCCTTCGTCCCGCAGACGCCGCAGCAGGCGTGCGAGAGCGCGCATGTCATCACCGCCGATCCCCGCACCCGGTTCGTCCACCAGGAGCACGTCCACTCCGGCGCCGTATGCCACGACGATCGACAGCATCCGCTGCAGTCCG
Above is a genomic segment from Microbacterium sp. W4I4 containing:
- a CDS encoding 3-hydroxyacyl-CoA dehydrogenase; this translates as MTLEGLTVAVAGMGPMGRGIARVFAQAGANVIVSDMTPELTQGGVDAIAAESAADGAVVAVSGAPLAEAVAHADLFIEAIVERMDAKAALLKEVAAAAPAGLIVASNTSSLSVGEMGKEFGDPTRVAGMHFFNPPTKMKLVEVIRGAGTDPAVVSRLVELVVAVGKTAVTCADSPNFIVNRVCRPLYYEAQLLVAEGVEPAVVDAAASGALGHPMGPITLLDFTGLHTHLGSSETALREFGDPKYRPIPGVRALVRNGMTGRAAGRGFYDYAVEKPRAAIERVTRPAPSGQASIAWAGPSAAEQSAGAADVTVYSCHLPPTEADIEAVAQLASSGPVVVDSSDAGWLEVLPAGAEWARIHGSFVEVVDDAVAGVVPGRGVELVLAALGATSVRVPALPGLVADRLANCMANEASFLVEEGTASKADVDVALRLGMNHPSGPFEYTDRVGVQQVHAGLRSMLAAFGDSRYRPSQLMRRENAGAER
- a CDS encoding thiolase family protein, whose translation is MSENVYILSAVRTPHGKYGGSLRDVRVVELGGIAGAAALERAGVDAAELGEVVMSNCRQAGNATNPGRQAAFKAGVPEQTPAQTINMACASGMKAVGLAAQSIRLGESEVNLAIAGESMSTMPYLAPYTLRWEGVRRGDITLIDGWRDGGSDPISGMSMGETAEKISKTFGVDRQAQDEWSLRSHQRLGAAWDAGRFDSQIVPIETDHGSLAKDETHRPDTSIERLAKLAPAFVEGGTVTAGNSSQMSDGGAAIVVAGDSYIERTGAAPLARILGMAAVGVDPTMMGIGPTRAIPLALAKAGLDIADIDLFEINEAFAAQIVQNVRELRLDPEKVNVNGGGIALGHPTGQSGNRIIGTLVHELRARGARYGVASLCVGGGQGIATVIEVVS
- a CDS encoding phenylacetate--CoA ligase family protein; translation: MTLGHPHSERYWHEVETFDRERLRELQLEKLRTQLVHVGENSVFYRRQWADAGFDPRSVRSLDDIRSLPTVSKTDYVQSLREDAPWGSMLAAPLRDVARVHFSSGTTSAPTPVCWTNADLDRWSDLYARSAYSQGIRADDIYQVLFGFAWFVGGLGVANAYARIGATVIPGGSSETERQIDVMETYGTTAVSGTPSFMLHLAETAERLGRPLSGNRVGRIQVGGEPGGAVPETRAFIERAWNAKVFDGYGSLEFQPIAWECEEQSGGHIAEDFALAEVVDGETGEPVPDGTPGVLVLTHLDKQATPFVRWWTGDVVVRDSQPCACGRTLSRLPGGVRGRADDMLVIRGVNLFPSAVEAVVRKFPGASGEHQIVLDDSMKDPNTGFATGIKLRAELPADDADAAHRLENAIRAELTVRCVVEAVPYGSIERSTHKSKRVVTA
- a CDS encoding TetR/AcrR family transcriptional regulator; the encoded protein is MSLKGSTEMVQEQQTRLWRPGPAEEGREAVLKAAADQFVRHGFNATSMDGIADALGSTKGRVYHYYRGKAEVFLDVAFHGMQDLLAMIDPVADDDSVPPSEQLSRMVHSHALAMMQASNSQRVAVQLVQYRNAPELLSHRETTDAIIALRRRYESRFVTVLQAGIESGEFAVTDASLAAKSLLGSLNWIPMWFRPGASSDEEMSRIAAFYRDTALRAVSA
- a CDS encoding cyclase family protein; translation: MSAEFANRWDLAVQWPASGEQKVYDLSHQLHTGIPHHPNHPPYSFSLTKQHGEVMYPEGVSAAAEMITTSGHVGTHMDGFAHVSKLGKVYGGHDITVGQSYADGVAVQSIHEMAPVLGPGHLVDLTLLWGRDTVPEDGVTDAHLEDWFADRQAPEPGSIVLFRYGWDQLWSDNAAFLGTQTGAPGLTLSGAQWLTARGVRAAGADTVAFERMPAPTLPVHVHLLVESGVPIMEAMNLAPLANAEAFEFYFIAAPLPIRGGTGSPIRPLAFVQ
- a CDS encoding acyl-CoA dehydrogenase family protein → MTVIWEPKADEETAKWLAVAEELSVEHFEPLAEELDRDQRYPWESVKLLVDSGLAGIFVPKEYGGQGASFATTCAVIERISRGCASTGAILTAYALGGTPLVLVGTDTQKDKYLRAMAQGEATSFALTELGAGSDAAEIKTTATREGDKWRLKGEKIFIGNGGASRYYVAFALTDPAAGARGITAFMVDKEAEGVVIDHLEDKMGIRGTQTSNLKLDTLVGDEDMVGELNRGMRLAMQTLNAGRISVAAQSVGVGLAGYDEASREAVRRHTFGTPIIDNQGISFPIADSATQLTAARMITTEAATAYDRGEDVAVLGAMAKLYASEASHAAVDIAVQVFGGDGFCKPTRAERLYRDQRILQIYEGTSEIQRLVLGRFIKKEASEQ
- a CDS encoding branched-chain amino acid ABC transporter permease, with protein sequence MKKFLTSPLGHVIGAVVVFAAMFVLPIAFGGGNRIYTTFTLIAIFAIASYGMDIILSDLGEVSLGQTVFWAAGAYTTALLVIKAEWDPFLSLIVAVLISMAIALLLGMVTIRTREFVFSLVTYASAIIASAIVTNVPLFGGSDGLVGMPFLSIGGMELRSAAAFYPVALVALAVVLYAVARFRRSRLGLASRMTHLNPELTATMGFDGRKTRVLVFMLSAPASALAGWLYAYQRAYVGPDLLDQFFLLLMLTAVILPGKRILFGPLFATAILVVQQQHFSFGGDIDKIVLGGVLALVLLTSKDGLAGWFRAIAAAMNRPKATEPASDGPPARTVLSQERP
- a CDS encoding branched-chain amino acid ABC transporter permease, with amino-acid sequence MIQFLTQLVNGVALGAGYALLAVGWTVLLSAARLVNFSHGQMYMIGAFVTWWCMSSLGLPYFIAVPIALVVVGLVGFVLYVMMRKLVIGQNLVNLMLVTLAFGYLITGGSSILFGGNPQQIASESMKQRLYVLNTYVTMQEVLIVIAAVALYAITWFVLEKTRVGRMVRGVAEDPFLARLYGIDPAKVYAGVFVFSVASAALAGALIGPRHPILTSMGFEEVIITFLVVVLGGIGSIIGGLVAGIGLGLFIALFGAYVSPAYAMAAAFAVMLVILVVRPQGLKVRA
- a CDS encoding ABC transporter ATP-binding protein; the encoded protein is MTNVLEAEHISVRYGHSVAVADISLTVAPGELLAIAGANGAGKSTLVNAIAGWSRATPKVGGTVRFMGEDVSRMRADLRARQGIALVPEMRGAFRDMTVYENLSMVRAQNTAGRTYSVDDIYALFPRLEERASQQAGTLSGGERQMLSIGRALRAAPTLLILDEPSVGLAPKLVMEVLAHVKQLAEGGLAVLLVEQNVRAALEVADRLSLIEQGRILASGTADEMREDERTVSAYLGGLKES